A window from Candidatus Margulisiibacteriota bacterium encodes these proteins:
- a CDS encoding proton-conducting transporter membrane subunit — protein sequence MIKRAGLINAAGHFLIWLVSLYLLATVGAGNLKIPLGALFYVDALSALLILTTATVTFAAALFSISFIADDLAQGKITTGKALLYYLLFNLFAAAMFLVPLINNLGFLWMAIELTTLISSFLVGFYNSKHSVEAAWKYLIICSVGITLALFGAILFTFALSSATGLKSLNWTDLLAAAKLLNPQVVKVAFIFILVGYGTKAGLAPLHTWLPDAHSQAVSPASAMLSGVLLKCSLYAILRYGIVVTRCCGAPFYSSLMLLFGLLSLIVACIFIVTQKDLKRLLAYSSIEHLGLIAIGIGLNSPLAMFGALLHLFNHAVGKALMFFGAGRVAQAYGTHDLAKISGVGRALPVTGLALLVGIFALIGFPPGAVFVSEFYLVGAAFIAGHYLIGALLLGLLAVIGGALLYHFGKVLFGRPLEQTVSPAEPIGGWLSYGFLLIFIIGLGIFIPNVLRQSLDAAVSVLRGS from the coding sequence ATGATCAAACGAGCAGGCCTGATCAACGCCGCGGGCCATTTTCTGATCTGGCTGGTGTCGCTTTATCTCCTGGCGACGGTCGGCGCCGGCAATCTGAAAATCCCCCTGGGCGCGCTCTTTTATGTCGACGCGCTGAGCGCTCTCCTGATCCTGACGACGGCCACGGTCACTTTTGCCGCCGCCCTCTTTTCCATTTCCTTTATCGCCGACGACCTGGCGCAGGGGAAGATCACTACCGGTAAAGCGCTGCTGTATTATTTATTATTCAACCTGTTCGCCGCCGCGATGTTCCTGGTCCCGTTGATCAACAATCTCGGGTTCCTCTGGATGGCGATCGAGCTGACCACGCTTATCTCTTCTTTCCTGGTCGGCTTCTACAACTCCAAACATTCGGTCGAGGCGGCCTGGAAATACCTGATCATCTGTTCCGTCGGCATCACCCTGGCCTTGTTCGGCGCGATCCTGTTCACCTTCGCGCTCTCCTCGGCGACCGGGCTCAAGAGCCTGAACTGGACCGATCTGCTGGCCGCGGCCAAGCTGCTTAACCCGCAAGTCGTTAAGGTGGCTTTTATCTTTATCCTGGTCGGCTACGGCACCAAAGCCGGCCTGGCGCCGCTGCACACCTGGCTGCCCGACGCGCACAGCCAGGCGGTCTCCCCGGCCAGCGCCATGCTCTCCGGCGTCCTGCTCAAATGCTCGCTGTACGCCATCTTACGCTACGGGATCGTCGTCACGCGCTGCTGCGGGGCGCCGTTCTATTCCAGCCTGATGCTCCTCTTCGGCCTGCTCTCGCTGATCGTGGCGTGCATTTTCATCGTTACCCAGAAGGACCTGAAGCGTCTCCTGGCGTATTCCAGCATCGAGCATCTCGGCCTGATCGCGATCGGGATCGGCCTCAACAGCCCTCTGGCGATGTTCGGCGCCCTCCTCCACCTGTTCAACCACGCGGTCGGCAAAGCGCTGATGTTCTTCGGCGCCGGCCGCGTCGCCCAAGCCTACGGCACGCACGACCTGGCCAAGATCTCGGGCGTCGGCCGCGCGCTGCCGGTGACCGGGCTTGCTCTGTTGGTCGGTATTTTCGCCCTGATCGGCTTTCCGCCCGGCGCCGTCTTCGTCAGCGAGTTCTATCTGGTCGGCGCCGCGTTCATCGCCGGTCATTACCTGATCGGCGCGCTCCTGCTTGGCCTGCTGGCGGTGATCGGCGGCGCCCTCCTCTATCATTTCGGCAAGGTCCTCTTCGGGCGGCCGTTGGAACAGACCGTTTCTCCGGCCGAACCGATCGGCGGCTGGTTGTCTTACGGGTTCCTGCTTATTTTTATCATCGGTTTGGGGATATTCATCCCCAATGTCTTGCGCCAGAGCCTCGACGCGGCGGTCAGCGTCTTGCGGGGGAGCTAA
- a CDS encoding NADH-quinone oxidoreductase subunit H, protein MTIVLRLFLVIGLAPLVSGLIAKIKNNLRLRQGPDIFQPYRQLWKLFGKESIVPADSSWIFRAAPFIAFATGVTAVILLQADNLLAIIFVLALGRFFLALAALDAGSSFGGIGASREMFIASFVEPAACLVIFTLYLAPGAGWSVSHLLAGLALLLVILAETARLPVDNQETHLELTMVHEAMLLDYSGPALALIELSAQIKQAFWLCLLAGVFGLLSLPVLIIVIALIEVGTAKYRLFKVPDLLVFGVILALLAVVSALLGV, encoded by the coding sequence ATGACGATCGTCTTACGGTTGTTCCTGGTGATCGGGCTGGCTCCCTTGGTTAGCGGCCTGATCGCCAAGATCAAGAATAACCTCCGTCTCCGTCAAGGTCCGGATATTTTTCAGCCGTACCGTCAGCTCTGGAAATTATTCGGCAAAGAGTCGATCGTCCCGGCCGACAGCTCCTGGATCTTCCGGGCCGCTCCGTTCATCGCTTTCGCGACCGGCGTGACCGCGGTCATCTTACTCCAGGCGGACAACTTGCTGGCGATCATTTTTGTTCTGGCGCTCGGCCGCTTCTTCCTGGCGTTAGCCGCGCTCGACGCGGGGAGTTCTTTCGGCGGGATCGGCGCCTCCCGGGAGATGTTCATCGCCAGTTTTGTCGAGCCGGCGGCCTGTCTGGTCATTTTCACTCTTTATCTGGCGCCCGGAGCAGGCTGGTCGGTCTCGCACCTGTTGGCCGGCCTCGCTCTCTTGCTCGTCATCCTGGCGGAAACGGCCCGCCTGCCGGTCGATAACCAGGAAACTCACTTGGAGCTGACCATGGTCCACGAAGCGATGCTGCTCGATTATTCCGGCCCGGCGCTCGCGCTGATCGAACTATCCGCCCAGATCAAGCAAGCGTTCTGGCTTTGCCTGCTGGCCGGCGTGTTCGGCCTGCTCTCTCTGCCGGTGCTGATCATCGTGATCGCGCTGATCGAAGTTGGGACAGCAAAGTACCGGCTGTTCAAGGTCCCCGACCTGCTCGTTTTCGGCGTGATCCTGGCGCTGCTGGCCGTAGTCAGCGCGCTCCTGGGGGTATAA
- a CDS encoding proton-conducting transporter membrane subunit produces the protein MNLLIDLRSLVLLDPLALYFLTVILLVSVPALVYSLGYLRGKFTRAKLLTTQLITLAFIGSMLLLVVAGNALVFLIVWELMTLLSYLLVLTDSENEAAVNAASLYIIMTHCGTAFLTGAIFLIYRHAGSFDLAAMAAACQTMSPLLRNGLFLCFLIGFGTKAGIVPLHIWLPAAHPQAPSHISCLMSGVMIKTALYGLIRFVFLVLGISSLWWGVAVLVLATISCLVGVIYALMEHDLKRLLAYHSVENIGIILLGLGLAMVFTRLNLASLAALALIAGLYHLVNHAVFKGLLFLCAGSVQKGTGTLDMEKLGGLIKKMPWTAAFFLVGAMGISALPPLNGFVSEWLILQTFFAGALKVPGTLAFGLALGAAALALTSGLAAACFVKAFGITFLALPRGREAEQAKESPFSMQLGMAFLAAAVVGLGLLAPAVFNLIARVAGPICHATPQITDLFSLGLPPLGRPAISPLFITLVLGGGLTVAAVVYRLTAGNRVRLGRTWDCGYYQVGSRNEYTATAFSKPFRISFSFFLLPFRKTEKVKDSFYHVKSFVYETYTTKIFKEYLYDASLGVLLRAARQFKRVQAGSIHLYISYILATLVLLVFLVRVF, from the coding sequence ATGAACTTACTTATTGATCTGCGCTCGCTGGTATTACTGGACCCTCTCGCCCTCTATTTTCTAACAGTTATTCTCCTGGTCAGCGTTCCCGCCCTGGTCTATTCGCTCGGTTATTTGCGGGGGAAATTCACCCGGGCCAAGCTCCTGACCACCCAGCTTATTACCCTGGCTTTTATCGGCTCCATGCTGCTGCTGGTAGTCGCGGGGAACGCGTTGGTCTTTCTGATCGTCTGGGAACTGATGACGCTCCTTTCCTACCTGCTGGTCCTGACCGACAGCGAGAACGAGGCCGCGGTCAACGCCGCCTCCCTGTATATCATCATGACCCATTGCGGGACCGCTTTTCTGACCGGCGCCATTTTCCTGATCTACCGGCACGCCGGTTCGTTCGATCTCGCCGCCATGGCCGCCGCCTGCCAAACCATGTCCCCCCTGCTCCGCAACGGATTGTTCCTTTGTTTCCTGATCGGCTTCGGGACCAAGGCGGGGATCGTGCCGCTCCATATCTGGCTCCCCGCCGCGCACCCCCAGGCGCCCAGCCATATCTCCTGCCTGATGTCCGGCGTCATGATCAAAACGGCGCTCTACGGCCTGATCCGTTTCGTTTTTCTGGTCCTGGGGATCAGTTCGCTCTGGTGGGGGGTCGCTGTCCTGGTCCTGGCGACGATCTCCTGCCTGGTCGGCGTGATCTACGCTTTGATGGAACACGACCTGAAAAGGCTGCTCGCTTATCACAGCGTCGAGAACATCGGCATTATCCTGCTCGGTCTGGGACTGGCAATGGTCTTTACCCGCCTGAATTTGGCGAGCTTGGCCGCGCTGGCGCTGATCGCCGGCCTGTACCACTTGGTCAACCACGCCGTTTTCAAAGGGCTCCTCTTCCTCTGCGCCGGCAGCGTCCAGAAAGGGACCGGCACCCTGGACATGGAAAAATTGGGCGGATTGATCAAGAAGATGCCGTGGACCGCCGCTTTTTTCCTTGTTGGGGCCATGGGGATTTCCGCGCTCCCGCCGCTGAACGGCTTTGTCAGTGAATGGCTGATCCTTCAAACTTTCTTCGCCGGCGCGCTCAAAGTGCCCGGCACCCTGGCCTTTGGCCTGGCGCTCGGCGCGGCCGCCCTCGCCCTGACCAGCGGCCTGGCCGCCGCTTGTTTCGTCAAAGCGTTCGGCATCACTTTTCTGGCGCTGCCGCGCGGCCGGGAGGCCGAGCAAGCCAAAGAATCTCCCTTCTCCATGCAGCTCGGCATGGCCTTTTTGGCGGCGGCAGTGGTCGGCCTCGGTTTGCTGGCGCCGGCCGTGTTCAACCTGATCGCCCGGGTCGCCGGACCGATCTGCCACGCCACCCCGCAGATCACCGATCTTTTCAGTTTAGGCCTGCCGCCGCTCGGTCGTCCGGCGATCTCCCCGTTGTTCATCACGCTGGTTTTGGGCGGCGGCTTGACCGTCGCAGCGGTCGTTTACCGGCTCACGGCCGGCAACCGGGTCCGGCTCGGCCGGACCTGGGATTGCGGTTATTACCAGGTCGGCAGCCGGAACGAATACACTGCTACCGCATTTTCCAAACCGTTCCGGATCAGCTTCAGTTTCTTCCTCCTCCCTTTCCGGAAAACGGAGAAGGTCAAAGATTCTTTTTATCACGTCAAATCGTTCGTTTACGAAACCTACACGACCAAGATCTTCAAAGAATATCTTTATGACGCCAGCCTGGGCGTATTGCTCCGCGCCGCCCGGCAGTTTAAGCGGGTCCAGGCCGGCAGCATCCACCTGTATATTTCTTATATTCTGGCCACGCTGGTCTTGCTGGTCTTCCTGGTGAGGGTATTTTGA
- a CDS encoding diacylglycerol kinase family protein has translation MRSYFIVNPRSANGKTAQRWPAIKQAFESSLGPLDFALTEAKGHATKLALTAQANGFEKIVAVGGDGTLHEVLNGLSERAVLGYYPSGTGQDFSQTMGIAGRSLADHVQRILKGEQQRIDVGLVTYRSPEGGQAARKFINVSSLGFSAHVVQRVNRSSKRLGGKATFILGVLRSLLFLKNTPLRIEVDGAEFFSGRSLIVTMANGRFFGGSMMIAPQAEVDDGLFEVVVVGRMGRIEVLLNIGSIYAGTHLTHPKIKVTRGRAITISSAETAWVEADGELLGMTEAKFQILQQAVAFIV, from the coding sequence ATGCGGTCTTACTTCATCGTTAATCCGCGTTCGGCGAACGGCAAGACCGCCCAGAGATGGCCTGCCATTAAACAAGCGTTCGAGTCCTCCCTCGGCCCGCTCGATTTTGCCCTGACCGAGGCGAAGGGCCACGCTACCAAGCTGGCGTTGACCGCTCAGGCGAACGGCTTTGAGAAGATCGTCGCCGTCGGCGGCGACGGCACCCTGCACGAAGTCCTCAACGGTTTGAGCGAAAGAGCGGTCCTCGGTTACTATCCGAGCGGGACCGGCCAGGATTTTTCCCAGACGATGGGAATCGCCGGACGATCGCTGGCCGACCATGTCCAGCGGATCTTAAAGGGGGAGCAGCAGCGGATCGACGTCGGCCTGGTTACTTACCGCTCGCCCGAAGGGGGCCAGGCCGCCCGCAAGTTCATCAACGTTTCCAGCCTCGGTTTTTCCGCCCACGTGGTCCAGCGGGTCAACCGCTCTTCCAAGCGGCTGGGCGGCAAAGCGACCTTTATCCTCGGCGTCCTCCGGTCGCTCCTCTTCCTGAAAAACACCCCGCTCCGGATCGAGGTCGACGGCGCGGAGTTCTTCAGCGGCCGCTCGCTGATCGTCACCATGGCCAACGGCCGCTTTTTCGGCGGGAGCATGATGATCGCCCCGCAGGCGGAGGTCGACGACGGGTTGTTCGAGGTCGTGGTGGTCGGCCGGATGGGGCGGATCGAGGTGTTGCTCAATATCGGCAGCATCTACGCCGGCACGCATTTGACCCATCCCAAGATCAAGGTGACCAGGGGGCGGGCGATCACGATCAGTTCGGCCGAAACGGCCTGGGTGGAAGCGGACGGCGAGCTTTTGGGGATGACCGAAGCGAAGTTCCAGATATTACAACAAGCGGTCGCTTTTATCGTTTAG
- a CDS encoding sigma-70 family RNA polymerase sigma factor, with protein MTTRKEVEDRIVSILREQFVKYSSETLEKYKDQINSTVRWYVSTLPRHIASSEAHDLESEAKIAFVECLKTWDPRKGDLWPYVSVRLKGSMQDYLRKRGTDPVAGLYEFITSAANVYMAFNRKEIVHEEVDKLLHVDSAMEDFSAKERSVIENYYQKDKTFKQIGKEIGLSESQVSRICKDATLKLKKALRDEEPAE; from the coding sequence ATGACGACCCGCAAAGAGGTAGAGGACCGGATCGTCTCCATTCTGCGCGAACAGTTCGTCAAATACAGCTCTGAAACACTGGAAAAATACAAGGACCAGATCAATTCGACCGTCCGCTGGTACGTTTCCACCCTCCCCCGGCACATCGCCAGCTCCGAGGCGCACGACCTGGAATCGGAAGCCAAGATCGCCTTTGTGGAATGCCTCAAGACCTGGGACCCGCGCAAGGGAGACCTGTGGCCGTACGTTTCCGTCCGGTTAAAGGGCTCCATGCAGGATTACCTGCGCAAGCGGGGGACCGACCCGGTCGCCGGCCTCTACGAGTTCATCACCAGCGCGGCGAACGTCTACATGGCGTTCAACCGGAAAGAGATCGTCCACGAAGAGGTCGACAAACTGCTGCACGTCGACTCGGCGATGGAAGACTTCTCGGCCAAGGAAAGATCGGTTATCGAGAACTACTATCAGAAAGACAAGACCTTTAAGCAGATCGGCAAGGAGATCGGCCTGTCGGAATCGCAGGTTTCCCGCATCTGCAAAGACGCCACGCTCAAGCTGAAAAAAGCGCTCCGCGACGAAGAACCGGCCGAATAA